A stretch of Cynocephalus volans isolate mCynVol1 chromosome 9, mCynVol1.pri, whole genome shotgun sequence DNA encodes these proteins:
- the LOC134386199 gene encoding histone deacetylase 1: MAQTQGTRRKVCYYYDGDVGNYYYGQGHPMKPHRIRMTHNLLLNYGLYRKMEIYRPHKANAEEMTKYHSDDYIKFLRSIRPDNMSEYSKQMQRFNVGEDCPVFDGLFEFCQLSTGGSVASAVKLNKQQTDIAVNWAGGLHHAKKSEASGFCYVNDIVLAILELLKYHQRVLYIDIDIHHGDGVEEAFYTTDRVMTVSFHKYGEYFPGTGDLRDIGAGKGKYYAVNYPLRDGIDDESYEAIFKPVMSKVMEMFQPSAVVLQCGSDSLSGDRLGCFNLTIKGHAKCVEFVKSFNLPMLMLGGGGYTIRNVARCWTYETAVALDTEIPNELPYNDYFEYFGPDFKLHISPSNMTNQNTNEYLEKIKQRLFENLRMLPHAPGVQMQAIPEDAIPEESGDEDEEDPDKRISICSSDKRIACEEEFSDSDEEGEGGRKNSSNFKKAKRVKTEDEKEKDPEEKKEVTEEEKTKEEKPEAKGVKEEVKLA; the protein is encoded by the coding sequence ATGGCGCAGACTCAGGGCACCAGGAGGAAAGTCTGTTACTACTACGACGGGGATGTTGGAAATTACTATTATGGACAAGGCCATCCGATGAAGCCTCACCGGATCCGCATGACTCACAATTTGCTGCTCAACTATGGTCTCTACCGAAAAATGGAAATTTACCGCCCTCACAAAGCCAATGCTGAGGAGATGACCAAGTACCACAGTGATGACTACATTAAATTCTTGCGCTCCATCCGTCCAGATAACATGTCCGAGTACAGTAAGCAGATGCAGAGATTCAACGTTGGTGAGGACTGTCCAGTATTTGATGGCTTGTTTGAGTTCTGTCAGTTGTCTACTGGTGGCTCTGTGGCAAGTGCTGTGAAACTTAATAAGCAGCAGACGGACATCGCTGTGAATTGGGCTGGGGGCCTGCACCATGCAAAGAAGTCCGAGGCATCTGGCTTCTGTTACGTCAATGATATCGTCTTGGCCATCCTGGAACTGCTAAAGTATCACCAGAGGGTGCTGTATATTGACATTGATATTCATCACGGCGATGGTGTGGAAGAGGCCTTCTATACCACAGACCGGGTCATGACTGTGTCCTTTCATAAATATGGAGAGTACTTCCCAGGAACTGGGGACCTACGGGATATTGGGGCTGGCAAAGGCAAGTATTATGCTGTTAACTACCCACTCCGAGATGGGATTGATGACGAGTCCTATGAGGCCATTTTTAAACCGGTCATGTCCAAAGTAATGGAGATGTTCCAGCCTAGTGCAGTGGTCTTACAATGTGGCTCAGACTCCCTGTCTGGGGATCGCTTAGGTTGCTTCAATTTGACCATCAAAGGGCACGCCAAATGTGTGGAATTTGTCAAGAGCTTCAACCTGCCTATGCTGATGCTGGGAGGAGGTGGTTACACCATTCGTAATGTTGCCCGGTGCTGGACATATGAAACAGCTGTGGCCCTGGACACAGAGATCCCTAATGAGCTTCCATACAATGACTACTTTGAATACTTTGGACCAGATTTCAAGCTTCACATCAGTCCTTCCAATATGACTAACCAGAACACTAATGAGTACCTGGAAAAGATCAAACAGCGACTGTTTGAAAACCTGAGAATGCTGCCCCATGCACCAGGGGTCCAAATGCAGGCGATTCCTGAGGACGCCATCCCAGAGGAGAGTGGTGATGAGGATGAAGAAGATCCTGACAAGCGCATCTCGATCTGTTCCTCTGACAAACGAATTGCCTGTGAGGAAGAGTTCTCCGACTCtgatgaggagggagagggtggacGCAAGAACTCTTCTAACTTCAAAAAAGCCAAGAGAGTCAAAACGGaggatgaaaaagagaaagacccagaagagaagaaagaagtcacagaagaggagaaaaccaaggagGAGAAGCCAGAAGCCAAAGGGGTCAAGGAGGAGGTCAAGTTGGCCTGA